The stretch of DNA CCGTATTCCTCAACAACTCAAACCGCTTTATCGCAGACAAACTGATCGGATTAGGAACCCGCGACTCGGTGGGGTTCGACCTCCAAGACCTAATCAGAACAGCCGCAATCACCAACGCCGGTGCAGTCATCCTCGTACACAATCACCCATCAGGAAAACCAGGAGCCACACAAAAAGACATAGAAACTACAAAAGATGCCAACAAAATACTGGAGAAAATAGACGTCGAACTACTCGATCACGTCATCATCGCAAAAGACAGCGAC from Haloplanus salinus encodes:
- a CDS encoding JAB domain-containing protein, which codes for MKKELGNLTVKVEIQDEETHTIQTLHDVKRRYEYLKYKQKEHLYAVFLNNSNRFIADKLIGLGTRDSVGFDLQDLIRTAAITNAGAVILVHNHPSGKPGATQKDIETTKDANKILEKIDVELLDHVIIAKDSDHSMRQSNDDPF